ACCCGCGCGTATTGCTTGACCAGGTCCACCGACTGCCGCGGCTCGATCCGGACGCCCGGCGCGTCCGTCGGCACCAGGAACTGACGTACCTCAGAGGCACGTGGGCCGCATCGCGCCACCACCAGCAGCACCGCGCTTTGGGCGCCGGCCTCGACGTGGTCCTTGGTGCCGTCGATGCGGAACCCGGCACCGGTTTCCGTGGCCGTCACTGACGGATCCAGCGGCGCCCACCCCCGGCCGGGCTCGGAAACCGCCCACGACGCCACCGTTTCACCGGAGACCAGCGACTCGATGGTGGCGGCGTGGGATTGCGGGTCGGCGCAGTCGGCGAGCGCCGAGAGCACCACGCTGACCGGATACAGTGGTCCGGGTGCCACCGTCTTGCCGAGTTGTTCGGCGATCATGGCCAGATCCTCGACGCCGCTGCCCGAGACGCTGCCCCCGCCCAAGCCCTCCGGAACGAGCAGGGCCGTCCACCCCAGTTCGGCGGCGCGCCGCCACCATGCCGGATCGAAGGACACCCCCGCGGCGTGCAGTTCCCGGACGCGGCGCAACGGCAATTCTTTGTGCAGAAAGGCCTGGGTGGTTGAAGCGAAGAGTATCTTTTCGGGAGAGTCGACAGCGGTCATGATGCCGGCAGGTTCCTTTGGTGGTTGATCATCCGCCTGATCGGTCCTCGTCGGAATTCGCTGAAGACTCTGATGGTAGCAATGGGCGATACGGTAAGAGATACCGGAGTGCAGTCGATAATGACGTTGACAAGCGGTAACCGCGATGGCTGAGCCGCCGGAGGATGCGGCCGCCGACGCTAGGGCGTTGCTCGAAGAAGCCGAGGCGGAAGCTGCCGCGGCCGAAGCGCTGGCCGCAGCGGCGAAGGCCCGCGCCCGCGCCGCCCGGCTGCGGCGTGAAGTCCTCGGCCTGCCCGACCCCGCCGAGGAGGACGACGAGACAGCCGACGAGGACTACGACGAGGACTACTACGGCGAGGATTACGAAGAGGACTACGACGAAGACGATTACGACGAATCCGTAACCGAGCCGGCTGGGTGGCGACGCTGGATACCGACGATTGCCGCCGTGGCCGCGATCGTCATCATCTGTGCCTTTGTCGGCGTCAGCGCATACATGGTGGTCCAACACCGGGACACCACCCGGCACCAACAACGGGAAGCGGCGTTTGTCGCCGGGGCCAAGCAAGGCGTCATCAACATGACCTCCCTCGACTTCAACAAGGCCAGGGAAGACGTCCAGCGCGTGATCGACAGCTCCACCGGCCAATTCAAGGACGACTTCCAGCAGCGGGCCAACGATTTCATCGCGGTGGTCACGCAGTCGAAAGCCGTCACCGTGGGAACCGTGAACGCCGCCGCCGTCGAGTCCATGGCCGGGGATTCGGCGGTGGTACTGGTCTCCGCGACATCACAGATCACCAATTCCCCACCCGGGAAGGACGAACCACCACGAATATGGCGGCTCAAGGTGACCGTCGCCGACGTCGGCGGACAGTACAAGATGTCGAAAGTTGAGTACATACCGTGACCGACGACGTGCGCGACATCGATTCGGCCGCACCGGAAGCCGAAACCGACGACGACGTCGACGACCCGGTGATTGACGAGACCCTGAGCGACGACGAGGGGGAGGCCGACTCCCCCGCGCCGATCAAAAGCCGGCGACTGGTCCTGCCGCCCAGGCTGCGCAAGATCGTTCCGATCGTTCTGGTCGTGCTCCTGCTGGCCTCCGGCGGCGTGGCGACGTGGTTGTACTTCAAGCAGTACCGGCCCGATCAACAAACCGACGCCGACGTCGCCCGGGCGGTGGTCAGCGCCGCGTCCGACGGGACGGTCGCGTTGCTGTCGTACTCATCGGACTCGCTGGATAAGGACTTCGCGGCCGCCAGGTCGCATCTCGCGGGGGATTTCCTGTCCTATTACGACCAATTCAGCCAACAAAGCGTGGCTCCGGTGGCCAAGCAGAAGTCGATGAAAACCACGGCTCGCGTGTCGGGCGCCGCGGTGTCGGAGCTGCACCCCGACTCGGCCGTCGTTCTTGTCTTTGTCGATCAGAGCACGACAACCAAGGACAGTCCCCAACCGTCCCTGGCGCTCAGTAGCGTGCTGGTGCGCATGACTCGGGTCAACGGCACCTGGCTGATCACCAAGTTCACCCCGGTCTAGAGCCGCTACATGGCGAACACGCGACGGAGCGTCTGCGTGTGCAGGGCCCGGCTTTCTTGGGAGACAACCCAATCCGGGACCAGCGAATCGAAGCCGTTGAATGTCGCTGCGATAACGTGCAATTCGGTGTGGACGTAGGCGTGCAGCAGCCGGTTGGCATAGTCGATGGCTTCGTCGCGGCACGGGTCGATCTCCGAGCAGCTGACGAATGTGGGCGGCAGCCCCTCCAGGTTGGCCCGATGCGCGGGGACGTGTTGACCGTTCGCGGCGGCATGGCCGAGGTAGTGGCTCCAGGCCCGGCTCACGGCGGGACCGTTGAGGCCCGGCGTGCGCTGGAACTCGCGTCGCGACGGCGTGGCGTCGGAGTCGAGCATGGGCTGGTGCAGGATTTGCACCAGGATCGGCGGGCCTTCCTCGTCGAACATGCGCTGGGTCAGGCCCGCGACCAGCGCCG
The nucleotide sequence above comes from Mycobacterium malmoense. Encoded proteins:
- a CDS encoding acyl-CoA dehydrogenase family protein, yielding MTAVDSPEKILFASTTQAFLHKELPLRRVRELHAAGVSFDPAWWRRAAELGWTALLVPEGLGGGSVSGSGVEDLAMIAEQLGKTVAPGPLYPVSVVLSALADCADPQSHAATIESLVSGETVASWAVSEPGRGWAPLDPSVTATETGAGFRIDGTKDHVEAGAQSAVLLVVARCGPRASEVRQFLVPTDAPGVRIEPRQSVDLVKQYARVHFDGVVVERSAVVGSAAETAALIDRQSQLAQVLQCAEVVGILQTVFDFTAAWALDRHTFGRPLASYQALKHGFADMKLWLEACRATTAAAVADVAARSPAAGLSASIAKSYVGEMAGRIVQACVQMHGGIGVTWEHDLHLYLRRVTLYRSTFGTPEEHNLRVYESEKAGRCAR